The Roseimicrobium gellanilyticum genome contains a region encoding:
- a CDS encoding response regulator, whose translation MTSPEPIKFLLVDDLEANLQALTALLRRDGLALLTARSGPEALELLLVHDIALAILDVQMPGMGGFELAEVMRSTDRTRQIPIIFLTAGIVDSQRRIRGYETGAVDFLAKPIEAHSLINKANTFYDLARQRQELALTNAKLAQADRLKDEFLAMLAHELRNPLAPLRNAAEILQTDAIAAEEREHALHILSRQIENMTRMIDDLLDVSRITEGKIELRKQPVSLAAVVHAATSLMRSECAARNQELTVTLMDEPVFLLADATRLEQVFGNLLTNACKYGGDGCRISVSAERAGSDVIVRVADNGTGIEPELLPRIFDLFVQASRTLDRRHGGLGIGLTLVQRILKLHSGTIEAQSEGLGHGAQFIVRLPVLTTPPVPRTNSVKPAPVTLEPPKRILIVDDNTDSARSLAILQSRQGHETRTAFSGTEALEVAAEFKPEIVVLDIGLPGMDGFEVARQIRALPELSDIFLIAMTGYGSADSRAEGRKAGFDAFLVKPIDLQELRSLMRTGRRE comes from the coding sequence ATGACTTCTCCTGAGCCCATCAAGTTCCTGCTCGTGGATGACCTGGAGGCTAATCTCCAGGCGCTCACTGCATTGCTGAGACGTGATGGCCTCGCGCTCCTTACCGCGCGCTCCGGCCCGGAGGCGTTGGAACTGCTGCTCGTCCATGACATCGCGCTCGCCATTCTGGATGTGCAGATGCCGGGCATGGGCGGTTTCGAACTCGCAGAGGTCATGCGCAGTACGGATCGCACACGACAGATTCCCATCATTTTCCTCACCGCGGGCATCGTGGATTCGCAGCGGCGTATCCGTGGCTACGAGACGGGTGCTGTGGATTTCCTTGCCAAGCCCATCGAAGCACACAGCCTCATCAACAAGGCAAACACCTTCTATGATCTCGCACGCCAGAGGCAGGAACTCGCGCTGACGAATGCGAAGCTCGCACAGGCGGACCGTCTCAAGGATGAATTCCTCGCCATGCTCGCGCATGAGTTGCGCAATCCCCTGGCCCCGCTGCGCAATGCGGCAGAGATTCTGCAGACGGATGCCATCGCTGCGGAGGAGCGCGAGCACGCCCTGCACATTCTCTCCCGGCAGATTGAGAACATGACGCGCATGATTGATGACCTGCTGGATGTCTCACGCATCACGGAGGGAAAAATCGAACTGCGCAAGCAGCCGGTGAGTCTTGCTGCCGTGGTGCATGCCGCCACGAGCCTGATGCGTTCCGAATGTGCTGCGCGAAATCAGGAGCTCACAGTCACTCTCATGGACGAACCTGTGTTCCTGCTGGCGGACGCCACGCGGCTGGAACAGGTCTTCGGCAATCTGCTCACCAACGCCTGTAAATATGGCGGCGACGGCTGCCGCATCTCAGTGAGTGCGGAGCGTGCCGGGAGTGATGTCATCGTGCGCGTGGCGGACAATGGCACCGGTATTGAACCGGAACTGCTGCCCCGCATCTTTGACCTTTTCGTGCAGGCGAGCCGCACATTGGACCGAAGGCACGGTGGCCTGGGCATTGGCCTTACCTTGGTGCAGCGCATCTTGAAGCTGCACAGTGGCACCATTGAAGCCCAAAGTGAAGGCCTGGGGCATGGCGCGCAATTCATCGTGCGTCTGCCAGTGCTCACCACGCCTCCCGTGCCACGGACGAATTCCGTGAAACCTGCACCAGTCACGCTGGAGCCACCGAAGCGCATCCTCATCGTGGATGACAACACGGACTCCGCTCGCAGCCTTGCTATCTTGCAGAGCCGCCAGGGTCACGAGACGCGCACAGCCTTCTCCGGCACGGAGGCACTGGAAGTCGCCGCTGAGTTCAAACCCGAAATCGTGGTGCTTGACATCGGATTACCCGGCATGGATGGCTTCGAAGTGGCGAGGCAGATTCGCGCCTTGCCAGAGTTGTCCGATATCTTCCTCATCGCGATGACTGGCTATGGCAGTGCAGACAGCCGCGCCGAAGGGCGCAAGGCGGGCTTCGACGCGTTTTTGGTGAAGCCGATTGACCTGCAGGAATTGCGTTCGCTGATGCGAACGGGGAGGCGGGAGTGA
- a CDS encoding FAD-dependent oxidoreductase, giving the protein MKSESYWLALPGKTSYPKLTSDLKVDVLVVGGGITGVTAALLIRDTGKTVALVEKYSIGGAETGHTTAHLTYMTDTRLSDLASDFDEEHALASWDAGAHAIDQIRKLVERHQIDCEFKLVPGYLAEAANTKDREEEQDKLRQEAELAARHGFDVAYLDSIPPLGRAGIRFANQAKFHPIKYLRALAVQAANTGVQIFENSSVDSFEEEPARAVIGDYSITYDHVIIATHMPLQGNVGTLSALLLQTKLYAYSTYALEATAPFGSLPEIIWSDTAEPFNYLRVDRNAEGDVIVYGGKDHKTGQEPDTEKCYNELTRDLMALVPDAKVNHRWSGQVIETLDGLPFIGEAGDGQFLATGFSGNGLTFGTLAAMMASDYASGKKNPWTELFDPHRKALTSAWDYAKENASYPYYMARDWAKGTEAGDVNALPCHAGKIIRHHGKRVAAYRNEDGEVTLLSPVCPHLGCIVHWNDAEQTWDCPCHGSRFSGDGKVMSGPAEKDLSEIEE; this is encoded by the coding sequence ATGAAATCTGAATCCTACTGGCTCGCGCTTCCGGGAAAGACCTCCTACCCAAAACTCACCAGCGATCTGAAGGTGGATGTGCTCGTGGTCGGTGGCGGCATCACGGGAGTGACAGCTGCGCTTTTGATTCGTGATACCGGAAAGACCGTGGCGCTGGTGGAGAAGTATTCCATCGGCGGAGCCGAGACGGGCCACACCACGGCACATCTCACATACATGACAGACACGCGGCTTTCTGACCTCGCATCCGACTTTGATGAAGAGCATGCCCTTGCGTCGTGGGATGCGGGCGCTCATGCCATCGACCAGATTCGCAAGCTGGTGGAGAGGCATCAGATCGATTGTGAATTCAAGCTGGTGCCCGGCTATCTCGCGGAAGCGGCCAACACCAAAGACCGCGAGGAGGAGCAGGACAAACTCCGCCAGGAGGCCGAACTCGCCGCGCGGCATGGCTTCGATGTGGCCTATCTGGACTCCATACCACCATTGGGAAGGGCCGGCATCCGCTTTGCGAACCAAGCCAAGTTTCATCCCATCAAATACCTGCGCGCACTCGCTGTGCAGGCTGCAAACACAGGCGTGCAAATCTTTGAGAACTCAAGCGTGGACTCCTTTGAAGAAGAACCCGCGCGAGCCGTGATCGGAGACTACTCCATCACTTATGACCATGTGATCATTGCCACACACATGCCATTGCAGGGAAACGTGGGCACCCTGAGTGCGCTGCTTCTGCAGACAAAGCTCTACGCGTACTCCACGTATGCCCTTGAGGCCACGGCACCCTTTGGCAGCCTGCCGGAGATTATCTGGTCAGACACGGCAGAGCCGTTCAACTACTTGCGCGTGGACCGGAATGCTGAAGGAGACGTGATTGTGTACGGAGGCAAGGACCACAAGACAGGCCAGGAGCCTGATACGGAGAAGTGCTACAACGAACTCACGCGCGATCTCATGGCTCTGGTGCCAGACGCGAAGGTCAACCATCGCTGGTCCGGCCAGGTGATCGAAACACTGGATGGCCTGCCCTTCATCGGTGAAGCGGGCGATGGCCAGTTCCTCGCCACGGGGTTCTCCGGCAATGGGCTCACGTTTGGCACGCTCGCAGCCATGATGGCGTCCGACTACGCCTCAGGAAAGAAGAACCCGTGGACAGAACTTTTCGACCCGCATCGAAAGGCGCTCACCAGCGCCTGGGACTACGCGAAGGAGAATGCCTCCTATCCCTACTACATGGCCAGGGACTGGGCCAAGGGAACAGAAGCCGGTGATGTGAACGCATTGCCATGCCACGCAGGGAAGATCATCCGTCATCATGGAAAGCGTGTGGCCGCCTACCGCAACGAAGATGGAGAAGTGACCCTGCTCTCCCCCGTGTGCCCGCATCTCGGCTGCATCGTGCACTGGAATGATGCCGAGCAAACCTGGGACTGCCCCTGCCACGGTTCCCGCTTCAGCGGCGATGGCAAGGTGATGTCGGGACCCGCGGAGAAGGATCTAAGCGAGATAGAGGAGTAA
- a CDS encoding cysteine hydrolase family protein: protein MATKKAAGSLQGGSPEKASVALLLIDVINDLDFPNGPKLLHHALPAARRIAALKKRIRKSGVPVIYVNDNFGRWQSDFRGQVRHCLQDGAPGAAMVRLLLPEPEDYFVLKPKHSGFFSTSLEILLKHLGVKTLVLTGFAADICVLYTANDAYMRDYSLIVPHDCVASETRDASRVALQQMKHHLHADIRHSSRLRLRRASA, encoded by the coding sequence ATGGCCACGAAGAAGGCTGCCGGATCGCTCCAGGGCGGCTCGCCGGAGAAGGCTTCGGTAGCGCTTCTGCTCATTGACGTAATCAATGACCTCGACTTCCCGAATGGCCCGAAGCTCCTGCATCACGCATTACCCGCGGCACGTCGCATCGCTGCGCTGAAGAAACGCATCCGGAAGTCCGGCGTTCCTGTCATCTATGTGAATGACAACTTCGGACGCTGGCAGTCCGACTTCCGTGGACAGGTGCGGCACTGCCTGCAGGACGGCGCTCCGGGCGCCGCCATGGTGCGGCTGCTCCTTCCCGAGCCGGAGGACTACTTTGTCCTGAAACCGAAGCACTCCGGCTTCTTCTCCACGAGTCTTGAGATCCTGCTCAAGCACCTCGGCGTGAAAACTCTGGTGCTCACCGGATTCGCCGCGGACATCTGTGTGCTCTACACCGCCAATGATGCCTATATGCGGGACTACAGTCTCATCGTACCGCACGACTGCGTGGCCTCTGAAACGCGTGACGCCAGCCGTGTGGCTCTCCAACAGATGAAGCATCACCTGCATGCAGACATCCGGCATTCTTCGCGCCTCCGCCTGCGCAGGGCATCTGCGTGA
- a CDS encoding ferritin-like domain-containing protein has protein sequence MKLQSLHDALLHELKDIYSAEKQLTKALPKMAKAASNPDLSAGFEQHLEETEEHVNRLEGIFKELEASSRGEKCKGMEGLIEEGSKLLEEDGEPAVIDALLVSAAQRVEHYEIAAYGTAIAFAEQLGLDGISEVLKQTLAEEEVTDKKLTELAESSINVEANSTAAASDES, from the coding sequence ATGAAACTTCAATCTTTACACGACGCTCTCCTGCATGAGCTGAAGGATATTTACAGCGCCGAAAAACAGCTCACCAAAGCCCTGCCCAAGATGGCAAAAGCAGCATCCAATCCCGACCTGTCAGCAGGCTTCGAACAACACCTCGAGGAAACCGAGGAACACGTGAATCGGCTGGAAGGCATCTTCAAGGAACTGGAAGCCTCCAGCCGCGGCGAAAAGTGCAAGGGCATGGAGGGCCTCATTGAGGAAGGCAGCAAACTTCTGGAGGAGGATGGCGAGCCCGCGGTGATTGATGCTCTCCTCGTCTCCGCCGCTCAGCGCGTGGAGCACTATGAAATCGCCGCCTACGGCACCGCCATCGCTTTCGCAGAGCAGCTTGGCTTGGACGGCATTTCTGAAGTGCTGAAGCAGACGCTCGCGGAAGAAGAGGTCACGGACAAGAAGCTCACCGAACTCGCCGAGAGCTCCATCAATGTCGAGGCCAACAGCACGGCAGCCGCTTCGGACGAGAGCTGA
- a CDS encoding YgaP family membrane protein → MSLTYQPFAAVPEVSALGEELKHNVNDKERYGSIAAGAGILVGSLFGHGLGRLLMMAAAGALVYRGVTGHCHVYERLGVSTRQPESVTDTPQLPDAVPSAESTKVAA, encoded by the coding sequence ATGTCCCTGACCTACCAACCATTCGCCGCCGTCCCCGAAGTTTCCGCTCTCGGAGAAGAACTGAAGCACAACGTCAATGATAAGGAACGCTATGGCTCTATCGCCGCCGGCGCCGGAATCCTCGTCGGTTCTTTATTTGGCCACGGACTGGGCCGTCTGCTCATGATGGCTGCTGCAGGAGCGTTGGTCTATCGTGGAGTGACCGGCCACTGCCACGTGTATGAGAGGCTTGGCGTGAGCACACGCCAGCCGGAATCTGTGACGGACACACCTCAACTTCCCGATGCCGTGCCATCTGCCGAAAGCACCAAGGTGGCAGCCTGA
- a CDS encoding DUF3500 domain-containing protein: protein MYSRLRHLPILAAALCAAAVTLQPLRLQAHDGAQQMVDTANALLSALPAEAKAKAVFTFDNDERLNWHFIPKERLGLPLKEMTQEQRLLAHALLNTGLSSAGYLRATTIMSLEEVLYTIEGADPAKRDAVRVRRDPERYFVSIFGEPSLKGTWGWRFEGHHLSLNFTVKDGELLRVTPAFYGSNPGEVREGPRAGLRVLGAEEDLGREMVKSLDEAQFKKSLVSQEAYKDILTEAQREVKPLTPDGLSETELKDNQKALLEKLIKAHLFRTRPDVAEETWKEIKASGPVFFAWAGGKEKGEPHYYRVQGKTFLLEYDNTQNNANHIHVVWRDFDGDFGRDLLGEHLKTAHQPAAAK, encoded by the coding sequence ATGTATTCACGACTACGCCATTTGCCTATCCTTGCTGCCGCCCTCTGCGCCGCCGCGGTCACTCTCCAACCGCTCCGCCTCCAAGCCCACGATGGAGCCCAGCAGATGGTGGACACTGCCAACGCGCTCCTGAGCGCCCTGCCCGCCGAAGCGAAGGCCAAGGCCGTCTTCACTTTTGACAACGATGAGAGGCTGAACTGGCACTTCATTCCGAAGGAACGCCTCGGCCTCCCCCTCAAGGAAATGACCCAGGAGCAGCGCCTCCTCGCCCATGCTCTGTTGAATACCGGTCTGAGCAGTGCCGGCTACCTGAGGGCCACCACCATCATGTCCCTGGAAGAGGTACTCTACACCATCGAAGGTGCGGACCCCGCCAAGCGTGACGCCGTGCGTGTGCGCCGTGATCCGGAGCGCTACTTCGTGAGCATCTTTGGCGAACCCTCGCTGAAGGGCACGTGGGGCTGGCGCTTCGAAGGGCACCACCTCTCCCTGAACTTCACCGTGAAGGATGGTGAACTGCTGCGTGTGACCCCGGCTTTCTATGGCTCGAACCCCGGCGAGGTCCGTGAGGGCCCGCGCGCCGGTCTGCGCGTCCTCGGTGCCGAGGAAGACCTTGGCCGCGAAATGGTGAAGTCCCTCGACGAAGCCCAGTTCAAGAAATCCCTCGTGAGCCAGGAGGCCTACAAGGACATCCTCACCGAAGCGCAGCGCGAGGTAAAGCCCCTCACCCCGGATGGCCTGAGCGAGACCGAACTGAAGGACAACCAGAAGGCCCTGCTGGAAAAGCTCATCAAGGCCCACCTCTTCCGCACCCGCCCGGATGTGGCCGAGGAGACCTGGAAGGAAATCAAAGCCAGCGGCCCGGTCTTCTTCGCCTGGGCGGGTGGCAAGGAAAAGGGCGAGCCCCACTATTACCGCGTGCAAGGCAAGACCTTCCTGTTGGAGTATGACAACACCCAGAACAACGCCAATCACATCCACGTGGTCTGGCGCGACTTCGACGGCGACTTTGGCCGTGACCTGCTGGGTGAGCACCTGAAGACGGCGCACCAGCCGGCAGCAGCGAAGTGA